The following proteins come from a genomic window of Hypanus sabinus isolate sHypSab1 chromosome 9, sHypSab1.hap1, whole genome shotgun sequence:
- the LOC132399042 gene encoding uncharacterized protein LOC132399042 has product MSDMKGEIQQAYGLAEAAATKQNQRNKMRYDRKVKFVQLLPGDRVLLRNLGLPGKHKLADRWAASPYVIESQMPNLPVYRVKPEDGNGPIKVLHRNHLLTLGQTVQVDKEPEWEVVPSTRTLRGRRAREEAAAEERERVLNPGMDTNSEEDDSDEWPLFPFAGAPVPEEEAPGPSHTELGERREGLEGQMERQPTLGGERVEPEREPERSQVREDPREEGGEGLSGRPGESETVGSQVKREPSGAEGVWRSQRTAPPPVQLTYVVPGEPSVISTALVSYVAAFCIWVGFCVLQEAWGTLVMS; this is encoded by the coding sequence ATGTCCGACATGAAGGGGGAGATACAGCAGGCGTATGGGTTGGCCGAGgcagcggctaccaaacaaaatcagaggaataagatgcggtatgaccgaaaggtgaagtttgtccaattattgccgggcgaccgggtccttttacggaatttgggactccctggtaagcacaagttggcagatcgatgggcggccagcccatatgtaatagagagccagatgccgaatctaccagtttatcgggtgaaacctgaggatgggaatgggcctatcaaagtactccatcggaatcacctgctaACCCTGGGTCAAACGGTGCAGGTGGACAAGGAGCCAGAGTGGGAGGTTgtgcctagtacaaggactctgcgagggcgcagAGCGAGGGAAGAGgctgctgctgaagagcgggaACGGGTCCTTAACCCGGGAATGGATACcaattcagaggaggacgactcagatgagtggcccctgttcccattcgctggcgctccagtaccagaagaggaggctcctggcccttcccatactgagttgggtgagaggagggaaggtcttgagggtcagatggagaggcagccaacattggggggagagagggtggaacccgagcgtgagccggagagatctcaggtgagggaggacccccgtGAAGAAGGGGGTGAGGggctgtcaggtagacctggggagtccgagacagtgggttcgcaggtgaagagggagcccagtggggcagaaggggtatggagatcccAGAGAACTGCCCCCCCCCCGGTGCagttgacatatgtggtgccaggagaaccgagtgtgatttctactgctctggttagttatgtcgctgctttctgcatctgggttgggttttgtgtgttgcaagaagcttggggaactctggtaatgtcatga